The Parolsenella catena region TGGCCGCCGGCTGCGAGTTCCACGAGAGCCTCTCGCTCACCGGCGCCCAGGTCGTGCCGGACTTCCTGCTCGCGTTTGCGCTGTCCGTCTCCATGGGGGTCGGCTCGCAGGACGCGGCCAAGGCGCTCGCTAGCCTCGCGCCCACGCACATGCGTCAGGAGGTCGTGCGCGCCGCGTGCGGCTGCCGCGTCATCGATGACTCCTACAACGCCAGCCCCGACTCCACGGCGGCGGCGCTCAACGCCCTGTGCAGCATGCGCGTGGCGCCCGGCGGACGACGCATCGCCATCCTCGGGGAGATCGGCGAGCTTGGCGACGAGCAGGACCGGCTCCACGAGCTCGTGGGCGCCTACGCGGCCGCCAAGCCGCTCGACATGCTTGTCATCGTGGGCACGGACCGCGCCGACCACATGGAGCACGCGGCCAGGCTCATGGGATTTTCCGAGGACAGGCTCGTGCGCGTCTCGGACGTGGACGAGCTCACGAGGATCGTCTCGCCGGTGCTTGCACCCGATGACCTCGTGCTCGTGAAGGCGTCCCGTGCGGCCTATCTCGATCGATTTGTGAAGGCGGTGATGGGCTAGCCATGCTATCTGCCCTGTTTGCCGGGTCTCAGTACCCCACCTACCTCGTGTTCGTCGCGGTGTTCGTCGCAGGTCTTCTCACGGCTGTGCTCATGCCCGCGTTCATCCGCGTCATGCGCAAGGACGGCATCGGCCAGCAGGTGCGCGCGGACGGCCCGCAGACCCACCTCGTGAAGCAGGGGACGCCCACCATGGGCGGCGTCATCATGCTCGTGGGGCTTCTGCTCACCACCGTCCTGCTCGCCCGCTGGACGCCCGACCTCATCCTGTGCGTCTGCGCCACGGTGGGCACCGGCCTGCTCGGCCTTCTCGACGACATCGAGTCCGTGAGCCACGGTCGCTCGCTGGGCCTCACGCCCTCCCAGAAGATGGCCGGGCTCATCGTCATCTCCGTGGCCTTTTGCCTTTTGGCCGTCAACTGGGTTGGCATCGCGCCCACGATCACGTTCCCGGGCGGTCTCACGGTCGACCTTGGCGTGCTCGCGACGCAGATTGGCCCCGTGAGCGTGCCGTGGCTCTACGTATTCTTCGTGTTCCTCATGCTCGCCGGACTGTCGAATGCCGTGAACCTCACGGATGGCCTCGACGGCCTGGCCGGCGGCACCGTCATGGTGGTCATGCTCGCCATGGCGATGGTGGCCTTCAGCTACGACGAGATCAACCTCGCGGTCTTCGCGGGTGCGGCAGCCGGTGCCTGCGTGGGCTTTCTGTGGCACAACTGCTACCCGGCCTCCATCTTCATGGGCGACACCGGCTCGCTCGCGCTCGGCGCGGCCTTCGCGGCCCTCGCCATCCTCACCAAGACCGAGGTGACGTCGCTTGTCATGGGCGGCCTGTTCATCTGCGAGGCGCTCTCGGTCATGATGCAGGTCATCAGCTTCAAGTCGACCGGCAAGCGCATCTTCCTGATGGCGCCGCTCCACCACCACTTCGAGAAGAAGGGCTGGAGCGAGACGAAGGTCGTCATCCGCTTCTGGATCGTGAGCGCCATGTTCGCGGCCGTGGGCTTTGCGCTGTACTTCCAGCTTCGATAG contains the following coding sequences:
- the mraY gene encoding phospho-N-acetylmuramoyl-pentapeptide-transferase; translation: MLSALFAGSQYPTYLVFVAVFVAGLLTAVLMPAFIRVMRKDGIGQQVRADGPQTHLVKQGTPTMGGVIMLVGLLLTTVLLARWTPDLILCVCATVGTGLLGLLDDIESVSHGRSLGLTPSQKMAGLIVISVAFCLLAVNWVGIAPTITFPGGLTVDLGVLATQIGPVSVPWLYVFFVFLMLAGLSNAVNLTDGLDGLAGGTVMVVMLAMAMVAFSYDEINLAVFAGAAAGACVGFLWHNCYPASIFMGDTGSLALGAAFAALAILTKTEVTSLVMGGLFICEALSVMMQVISFKSTGKRIFLMAPLHHHFEKKGWSETKVVIRFWIVSAMFAAVGFALYFQLR